tcccacacacacacaacacaattattattattttgcgaTAATTATGGcgtaaattaaaattgattgGACGTTTGAGGTGATTTTGGAGGATTATTATAGGAGctgttatattattaataaaataaaacgagaaATAATATCACAAAAttaagttatattataattCTATGCacgtacttacataaaatatgaaaaataaaacgtaggtatattattatcatatttattattaatcacTACGTTACATTACGTGTGATTGTGACGATTTGCAAGACAATCTAACAATGTCAACAAGAATACAAGATATTGTttgataactaaataaatagctCCGTACCAAGACCAAGCCAAGCGCATCACCTCGCCTCGCCAAACCATGGGAAATCTATCTCTCATTAACACATTACCGttattatattcgtatttagtcctggataattttaacagtgtatgaaaattatccaggactaaatacttcatataatcaggattgaacttcacttcaggtaagttcgtttaatcctatcaGTAGTAGTAGCTACAATTACTTACAAATTATGACACGTTTATATCGTTCTTCTACCTAAGGCGACGCGCTCAACTTGTGATGTAACTATGTAACACTCTTTAAACTTTTGCCGGAAAAGTGAACTATATAAACGAAACCACTAAAATTTAGTAAGTAAAGTATCACAAGTAAaatgcataaatagctatataATTAAGTGTCAATCTCAGCCTCAGCCGAGTCCTTCGCCGTTCCGGATTCGGGCGAGCCCTACACGCTTCCTTTAAGGTGCCGCCGACGTAAAAACACAGTGCCAAATATTCTGAGCGTCATACGAGCACGAGATTACCATAAATTTGACTAGTATTAAGAAAACTTCAGATACAGAAGACTACTGTTTTATGGCCGTCATTCAGTTATTATATTTGACACTTGACAGTTGACATTTGTCTTGTGTGAGTTATCTTGGACTAGTCTAcgagtttaatttttttccacagcCTTTGCTGGCATCACTTACTTATACCACATAAAACATAaccaatagttttttttttcacaaagaTAGGTACCATGGTTATTAATGTCTTAAGTAATATGAAAAAATCTTGAAGAAATATAAGCacataataaaattcaaaatttacgGGGTTTGAACGCGTTACTCCGATTATTTTACTTCAAAACAGTTGTTAGAATATGTATAGTTACAATGGAGTTTAGTTGTACTACAGTTACAATTGTACATCTTCATTATCCATTCAgaattacgagtaaataaaagCCTTATGGgtagtttatttttcttatgacACTAAGTTCTAGCTTACTAAAGTATGATAACTATCataagtaaaattaatgaaaacGAGAGTAAGTCAACTAGAAAGAGATGTATCCATTTGTTCACTTTATTACAATGTAGTAAGGTGAAAACTGGATACTTACGAGTACATCTCCTTGTAGTCGACTGCACATACTCGTAGTTGGTACACGGACACTTATTTACATGTAGGGAATTTACTACCTTGGTCTTGGTAGAGATTTAAACAGGCGCTTAAGCTTTTATTAATAAGATAAACGTTAAAATGGGGTAGGTAGTTGCCTACCAAGTTTGGCCAGATACCCGAACTGTTTTATTGTATCAAGGCTTTAAAGTTACCAAATACTTATGTAGCTGTTAGTAATACTCttaagcgcgcggttgttttatgcgataaacgtagcgttgaacgcatgcaatcaacggaatgtaggaaaaatgaCAATGCGCTTACCCCTTGTTCCCCGTAGATAACCAACTTTGataattgttttatataatGCTAACGCGGTTATGAAATGGGATTTTTTTCCTCATAGAAAaccattattttattaggtttttTATGCAGGTGAGTTTATTCTTCCTAGCCAACTTGGTTATCAAACAGGACCTAATTTTCTTTGTAGAAAACTACATCAAGAGGAAACGGGACGAtcgattttccatacaaacgtaatcctcattttcctccctggatattgacataatggaaaatattttttcctcaTACAAAACCAGTTATCAAAGTTTGTTATCTACGAGGAACAAGGGGCGGttaccgcgtaaaacaatgTATGGTCATTAGATTATCTTGATGTAAAATGGTGTGCGGCAAACGCATCGCGTTAAACGgggcgtttatcgcataaagcAACCGAGCGCTTTAAGATGCAAAAATGAAGGCGACATCGACAGCGATAGGCAACTGCACGCGATAACTTTCATAACGTTGGTACGATCGAAAAAATACTCATTGTCGTCGATCTACAAAACTTAACATGGATACAGAATTGTCTAATCAGATTAAACAATAACAATTgtattaaatgaataaacagGTAATATTTCCCTCGAGGAGCCTTGAACATGACTTATTTGCATGCATGGTTTGTTTTGTTAGGATGGTTGTTTATCTTGTCTACAGACAAATAACACATTGCAGCGGGATACTTCTTTAACAACTATCAAAGATTTTGTtgatgtataatatatatatgtatttttaccTCTTATTTTAAATTGCCATGTAATCCAAAACTATGCCTAACATTGTTTACCTCACTATAAcaagaacaataaaattaaatgatgaTAAGACGCGTTGCGCATTAATAACGATTGTACAATTACTCGACTGTTACAGATTTTGCGAGATTTCGCGGGCAATCAACATTGCATTTACGTAATACAGCGATATGGTAGGCTAGCAGCTGCATGGGAATCACAGTGAGGATCCCTTGCAGGCAGTCCACAGTTTTTGGTACCTGCAGACATCGGGACGCTAGGGACATGGTCTCCTCGTCGCCCTCCTGGCACACGACGATGGGCCGCCCCTGCCGCGCCGTCACCTGCTGCAGCGCGTTCATGCACTTGGTGTGCACAGGATCCCGCATGACGATCATCACGACAGGCATAGAGTCATCTATTAATGCTAGGGGACCATGTTTTAATTCCCCAGCCATTATGCCTTCGCTATGCATGTATGTTAACTCCTTTACCTTAAGAGCACCTTCCAGGCACGTAGCAAAATTGTAGCCGCGGCCCATTATCAACAATGAACGTTGGCGGTAGAGGTCTTCTGCGAGAGCTTTCACTTCAGAATCCAAGGCTAGTACTTGCCTAATTTTGCTGTCCAATTCATGAAGCCCCGCTATAATATCAGCACGCCGTTTTTGTAGGGAAATACGATCCTCGCTAATAACCAAGGCAAACATAACAAGAGAGATAAACTGTGAAGTGTAAGCTTTTGTTGAGGCTACACCAATCTCAGGACCAGCATTGACATGCACACCGCAGTGGGACTCACGGCAGATTGAGCTGCCCACTGTGTTAGTAATTCCAACAATTAAAGCACCATGACGTTTGCAGTAGCGCAGGGCCATTAGAGTATCAGCTGTCTCTCCAGACTGTGAAATGAAGAAACAAACGTCATCACGAAATACGGGAGTGTTTCTGTCCAAGAAATCAGATGCTAGTTCAACCATTACTGGAAGCTCTGTTAATTCCTCCAACAACTGACGAGTTGCCACAGCACTATGGTAACTGGTTCCGCAAGCAATCAACATTAATCTGCGGCACCGTTTAATCTCTGGGATATAATCCTTAATGCCTCCTAGAGTGACAGTACCATTGGCAAAGTTAAGTCTGCCCCTCATAGTATTCACAATGGATTCCGGTTGCTCAAAAATCTCTTTTTGCATGAAATAATCATAGTTTCCTTTCATTATTTGCTGTAATTCCAATTTCAAAGTCAAAATTTCTCTTTGATGTGGATCATTGCTGCTGCCCGACAACCGGTGAATGCTGAGGACCCCATCTTTGATATGAGCAACATCGTCATCCTCAAAGTACAGGACACGGTTTGTGTGTTCAATTACTGCAGATGCATCTGATGCAAAGAAATATTCAACAGTGCGCTCTTCTTCTGGTTGAAATTGGGCATGAGTGTCAACTCGCGGAACTGTGGGAACGACACCTCGGGTAGCTTTATTATTGGTGTACATAATAGGAACATGATCACTGGTGTTGTGATGGTGCATTTTAAGGCCCACAAGTAGAGGGCTTCCTCTTCGGGTGGCGACACACTCATTAGGAAAATAACGTGATTTGAAGCACAAAGCAAATGCCCCTTCTAACTGCTGAATTACCTGCTCAACCAGTTCCTGGAAGTTGTAGTCCTTATGCTGGTTGTAAAGATGATGTACCAACTTGGCAATGGCTTCTGTGTCAGTTTGTGATTCAAAGACATACCCCTTGTTCTCAAGAAAGGTCTTGACCGCCTTGTAGTTGGTGATGATGCCATTGTGGATGACGACGAAAGCGTTATCATCACCTGACCGTTGCGGATGCGAGTTGATGGAGCTGGGTTCGCCGTGGGTGGCCCAGCGGGTGTGTGCGATGCCGCAGTGCGACTCGACACTGTCCTCTACGCAAAGGTCCAAGCTGCGTTCTTGCAATACTTCTTCTAGAGCCGCTACCTTCCCGCTGTTTTTAATCACAGCTATATCTTTCTGGTCTGCGGCATCGATCGCGACACCCGCACTGTCATAGCCACGATACTCTAAGCGTTTTAAACCAGTAACCAGCAGTTCTAATATTTCCCGTTTGGTCTTCGGAGTCAAGTGATTAATGTATGCAAATATTCCGCACATCGTTATCGGAGTGAAACGTAAAAATGCCGACTGAACGTAGCGACGACTCGCGAGAGACTGTGATCAACAAAACATATAACTGATATTGAAGGCCTACGTGTATTGCTCCTACCACTAATGAGTTACTTTCACTTGCGGCAAAGCACACGTCATCGTGTTTCGTTATCACAGATACAAGTTGCTGGTAAATTATCGCGGCAAACTTTTCTGCCGATGTAGATAGGTGGTTCCAAGTCTCAAAACGTCAAAACTGACGTTTGGCAGTCAGAATGACATACCAAAAGCCTATTTTTCCATAGACAAATATACAAGCATTTTTCCTAATAAAACAGCGAAACGGATGTTATAGCACTAATAGTGTCTGCCTCTGCCTACAGATGACCGCACCGAGACCGCACCGGACCGTGACCTTGATACTGGTACGgcgcaatggggttggcaactgtcataggtttgcatagatggcaccatagagtaaagtaagtataatacgTAAAGAGAGCtctcttgaagcattttatggaaactgatttgaaagcgccatctctgattttattctgaaactaagtatatacgtgtgcgtgcacaactacataACTATGCATCcatacgtgtactttcgtcccacataatattaggtctacttggccagtttacaagtctattttttgtttgtaacaagCAACTTTTGATtgcaaaatatcaaacaaaaaaaattacttgtaaaccgcccaagtagacctaatattatgtaaaaaagattttaaagagtggaatgaatataacaaaccataatagtaaagtaagtatttttattgctttcaatagggtatttgacaacattaaaaaaatataacgaattgctgtcatcctaaaagataattaaagtatatttcactatatttgaatgtaaattatgattattttttggaaaataaacgaaagaaaatttaatattttttgaaatttcatcagggacgtgaacgctctgtgattggtcaacgctcggatgacgtcacacgcgggtaaacagtcttgattgtcttgagtgttttaactgttttatttgtatttagttaattttagttattgttccacagttttctgatatattccgatttatccgtatatctagtggcACAATATTATAAGtcaaagctgatagcggcaacctaccagacatagacgcattaatggttgtacttttctttaaagataatccggattactatgctgcggaacttagaaatgtaaaaacagctgtgtgagtacgtagaaattgtttatttacgaacatttcgatttcgataatacgaatacgacgacgaatgaggatatatatatagaatacgatgacgagaatagtatctccatactgcactttactttgaaagaaaaagtatgctactaactacttactaatgctgaaagagctatgttatgaggttatatagtaatacattaaatacctagatcttgtttcgttaaatgcaacaaaatccgctgctttaattaccatatttatttacagttaaatattacttacatcgaagtgatcttcacacataaaaacatttgtatgcgctaaaatgcgctttgggtctcttcgcgctagttttaaccacatttttctttttttgggattcgttggaatggaaacaaacgatttgactggattttttatagtcgtacttgaacattgcggcactacacaccatttatataccattttacagtgaaataataaattcaatgcacataaaccataagattaactaaggtcattgactgagtttacttgcgcgtgacgtcacacgtgtcacgtgattagcccctttgcaaaaacagcgtttaaggcgcgttcaaaataaacaaactttaacattgtttttttatattaaatacaggaaatttcacggaaatatcaatgtagtgttattattaagtaataaacaataaataaaaaccattttcaaaaattagtaaaatagcctatttggtatacaaagatagtacctaGTAAGAGCAGGTGTAAGTATATGTAATTACCAAGTAAGTTTAATCCACCGCTTGCAGCTTCCGACTAATCCATTTTCTTGGAATAATAATTGTCACATTAGGAGAATTTCGGGTAATTATATcgccacgccacgctctgtagctccgtgtaatgtaatgtttgaTGTTGTGTTGTGATTCGGGTCCTTCTTGTAGCTGATGAATTACACGCATAGGTCGTATGTTTTGTCTACGCACGATGCACCCTATTTCGTCTTACTTAGCTGAATCAAATTGCAGGATTTTGTATTTGGAAGGCTAGCTAGGCAGAACGTCAATCGCGgttttcttcaaaattttatttaaaatattaattatttgattatATTTTGGTGCGAATAGTGATTCTCTCCCATAGTTGTTAATAAAATCAATCAATTAACCCATTAAATAGGGAAAAACTCCCCAGGTGACCCGGGAGGGTCAAAAAATACACTCGGTCGAACTCCCCCCATCTCCTGGCGCGTTTGTCACGATCCCTGAAAGCCGGGATATCCTGGCCCGAAAGACAAGACTGAACACGAAGCCGAAGACCAAAACTCAAACTCCAACCCCAGGAAATGTCGGTAAACCAAAAATCAGATCTCGTTCTAACTCCCGATTAGGCATGCAGGCAGTAGTAtctctgaaaatattttgaaaagcaCTTTCTCAAGTCTCTCTCTTGCTCAGGATGTCTCCCTAGAGTCCGATTTAGCTCTCGGCCAAACATTGAACTCGCAAGGCGGCTCATCACAGGTAACTCCTCCAGCTCACCTACAGACCTCCCCTCCTTCCACGGCTGTAACAACACTTAATATTTCTGCCTCGGTAACGAATTCCGAAAGAGACCGGTATGAACAGAGTGACCCAGGTCCTTTTACTGTCCACGTTCAATACGACAGCCTATCCCCTGGAGCCTCTCTTCATCCTGTCTCTTTCGGACAATTTATCCATCTTCACCAAAGACAGTTTCCGAACGTCATCGACGGTTCAATCAAAGGACTGGGCCGCAACAGTGTCGGTAAACTTTTACTCGTAT
The Cydia strobilella chromosome Z, ilCydStro3.1, whole genome shotgun sequence genome window above contains:
- the LOC134754612 gene encoding glutamine--fructose-6-phosphate aminotransferase [isomerizing] 1-like, with amino-acid sequence MCGIFAYINHLTPKTKREILELLVTGLKRLEYRGYDSAGVAIDAADQKDIAVIKNSGKVAALEEVLQERSLDLCVEDSVESHCGIAHTRWATHGEPSSINSHPQRSGDDNAFVVIHNGIITNYKAVKTFLENKGYVFESQTDTEAIAKLVHHLYNQHKDYNFQELVEQVIQQLEGAFALCFKSRYFPNECVATRRGSPLLVGLKMHHHNTSDHVPIMYTNNKATRGVVPTVPRVDTHAQFQPEEERTVEYFFASDASAVIEHTNRVLYFEDDDVAHIKDGVLSIHRLSGSSNDPHQREILTLKLELQQIMKGNYDYFMQKEIFEQPESIVNTMRGRLNFANGTVTLGGIKDYIPEIKRCRRLMLIACGTSYHSAVATRQLLEELTELPVMVELASDFLDRNTPVFRDDVCFFISQSGETADTLMALRYCKRHGALIVGITNTVGSSICRESHCGVHVNAGPEIGVASTKAYTSQFISLVMFALVISEDRISLQKRRADIIAGLHELDSKIRQVLALDSEVKALAEDLYRQRSLLIMGRGYNFATCLEGALKVKELTYMHSEGIMAGELKHGPLALIDDSMPVVMIVMRDPVHTKCMNALQQVTARQGRPIVVCQEGDEETMSLASRCLQVPKTVDCLQGILTVIPMQLLAYHIAVLRKCNVDCPRNLAKSVTVE